A part of Arachis hypogaea cultivar Tifrunner chromosome 12, arahy.Tifrunner.gnm2.J5K5, whole genome shotgun sequence genomic DNA contains:
- the LOC112726996 gene encoding putative pentatricopeptide repeat-containing protein At5g52630 codes for MLPIATALHPNTQSFEQHYRNLCNTLLSLTYSRSLPKGLQLHAHILKTGLNSIPLLSHHLINFYSKTCLPHFSHKVFDESPHRTSTTWSSLISSFAQNELPLLALHSFRRMILNGIRPDDHTFPSAIKSCAILGNPHIGESVHCLALKTWYVVDVFVGSSIVDMYAKCGKIWCARKVFDEMPERNVVSWSGMIYGYVQIGEDEEALGLFKRVMGEKDVGVNDFTLSSVLRVCGGSTLLELGKQVHGLCFKTSFNSSCFVGSSLISLYSKCGVVEGAYQVFEEVKDRNLGMWNAMLIACAQHAHTSKTFELFREMESLGMKPNFITFLCMLYACSHTGLVEEGQYYFEMMRGYGIEPGAQHYSTLVDLLGRAGKLKEAVQVVQEMPMHPTESVWGALLTGCRIHGNTELASYVADRLFELGSLSSGVHVLLSNAYAAAGRWEEAARARKMLRDQGIKKETGLSWVEEGNKVHTFAAGDRSHAKTTEIYKKLEELGEEMEKAGYVADTSFVLKEVGGEEKNETIRYHSERLAIAFGLVTFPKERPIRVMKNLRVCGDCHTAIKYISKCTGRVIIVRDNNRFHRFEDGKCTCGDYW; via the coding sequence ATGCTACCAATAGCAACTGCATTGCACCCAAACACCCAAAGCTTTGAACAACACTACCGGAACCTTTGCAACACGCTCCTGTCCCTCACCTATTCTCGCTCCCTTCCAAAGGGGCTTCAGCTCCACGCCCATATTCTTAAGACTGGCCTCAACTCCATTCCTCTCCTCTCGCATCACCTTATTAACTTCTACTCGAAAACTTGCCTCCCCCACTTCTCCCACAAAGTGTTTGACGAAAGTCCCCATAGAACCTCTACCACATGGAGCTCCTTAATCTCTTCTTTCGCCCAAAACGAACTCCCATTGCTTGCTCTACACTCATTTCGCCGTATGATCCTTAATGGGATCCGTCCAGATGACCACACCTTCCCCAGCGCCATCAAGTCTTGTGCCATATTGGGCAATCCCCACATCGGGGAATCAGTGCATTGTCTCGCCCTCAAGACTTGGTATGTGGTTGATGTGTTTGTTGGGAGTTCCATTGTTGATATGTATGCCAAGTGTGGCAAAATTTGGTGTGCGAGAAAGGTTTTCGACGAAATGCCCGAACGAAATGTTGTTTCTTGGAGTGGGATGATATATGGGTATGTGCAGATAGGTGAGGATGAGGAGGCTCTCGGATTGTTTAAGAGGGTGATGGGTGAGAAAGATGTTGGGGTTAATGATTTTACTTTGTCTAGTGTTTTGAGGGTTTGTGGAGGCTCCACATTGCTTGAGTTGGGGAAGCAAGTACATGGATTGTGCTTTAAGACAAGCTTTAATTCATCGTGTTTTGTGGGGAGTTCATTGATTTCTTTGTACTCTAAGTGTGGGGTTGTGGAAGGAGCTTACCAGGTTTTTGAGGAGGTGAAGGATAGAAACCTTGGCATGTGGAATGCAATGCTGATTGCATGTGCTCAGCATGCCCATACAAGTAAAACATTTGAGCTTTTCAGGGAGATGGAGAGTCTTGGGATGAAGCCTAATTTCATAACCTTTTTGTGCATGCTCTATGCTTGCAGCCACACTGGGTTGGTTGAGGAGGGCCAGTATTACTTTGAGATGATGAGAGGCTATGGCATTGAACCAGGGGCACAACATTACTCCACATTGGTGGATTTGCTTGGCCGTGCCGGGAAGTTGAAGGAAGCAGTTCAGGTGGTTCAAGAGATGCCTATGCATCCAACAGAATCTGTCTGGGGAGCTTTGTTGACAGGTTGTAGAATACACGGGAACACTGAATTGGCATCCTACGTGGCTGATAGACTTTTTGAGTTGGGTTCATTGAGCTCAGGCGTTCATGTATTGCTCTCTAATGCTTATGCTGCTGCTGGTAGATGGGAGGAAGCGGCAAGGGCAAGGAAGATGCTGAGGGATCAAGGAATAAAGAAGGAAACTGGTTTGAGTTGGGTGGAGGAAGGGAATAAAGTTCACACATTTGCTGCTGGGGATAGGTCTCACGCAAAGACCACGGAAATCTATAAGAAGTTGGAGGAGTTAGGAGAAGAAATGGAGAAGGCTGGTTATGTTGCAGACACATCTTTTGTGCTGAAAGAGGTGGGAGGCGAAGAGAAGAATGAGACTATAAGGTATCATAGTGAAAGGTTGGCCATAGCATTTGGCCTCGTTACTTTCCCGAAGGAGCGACCAATCAGAGTGATGAAGAATCTGCGTGTTTGTGGCGATTGCCACACTGCAATCAAGTACattagcaagtgcactgggagGGTGATCATTGTGAGGGACAATAACAGGTTCCACCGATTTGAGGATGGGAAATGCACTTGTGGAGATTATTGGTGA